The Leguminivora glycinivorella isolate SPB_JAAS2020 chromosome 1, LegGlyc_1.1, whole genome shotgun sequence genome includes a region encoding these proteins:
- the LOC125229926 gene encoding chitin deacetylase 1, with protein sequence MSRLHGGNALRIAMAGVPIMRILVVLTIFVNVNGQQKEKEDFVCPEGTTGNGNFADPATCRRFYQCVDGYPYLNRCPSGLYFDDISKFCTFKAEARCGPIATTPAPITEAPLDLAAKCEPSECELPQCFCSKDGTLIPGGLDPEDTPQMIMLTFDGAVNLNNFELYKKVFNGIKNPNGCPIRGTYFLSHEYSNYAMVQALTHEGHEIATGTISQQQGLQDKGYEEWAGEMIGMREILNKFANVSRGDVIGARAPFLKPGRNTQFKVLEDFGFVYDSSIGVPPSPVPVWPYTLDFKIPHECKSGTCPTKTFPGLWEIPFNAHYVESFEGGHCPYLDQCVLHNHDSEDVLEWLQEDFNRHYEQNRAPYMMPFHTNWFQIKALERGLHKFLKWANNLPDVWFLTMTQALTWITDPQTNKQMNNKYEAWRCDKELPRAPCNLPNKCALSFKHPDLNFTDTRYMETCKECPNQYPWLGDSGGTGIPGKDNYLPDNFERK encoded by the exons ATGTCGCGACTACACGGAGGGAACGCTCTGCGGATCGCCATGGCCGGCGTGCCGATTATGCGAATATTAGTTGTACTTACTATTTTCGTGAACG TAAACGGTCAACAAAAAGAAAAGGAGGACTTTGTTTGCCCTGAAGGTACGACAGGCAACGGCAATTTTGCAGATCCAGCTACCTGCAGACGTTTTTATCAA TGCGTGGATGGCTACCCGTACCTGAACAGGTGCCCTTCTGGGCTATATTTCGATGACATTAGCAAGTTCTGCACGTTTAAAGCGGAGGCGAGATGCGGTCCCATTGCTACGA CTCCAGCCCCCATAACAGAGGCTCCCCTTGACTTGGCAGCCAAGTGTGAGCCGTCTGAGTGCGAACTACCACAGTGCTTCTGCTCCAAAGACGGCACCCTTATCCCCGGAGGATTAGACCCTGAAGAC ACTCCCCAAATGATAATGCTGACGTTCGACGGCGCCGTCAATTTGAACAACTTCGAACTGTACAAGAAAGTTTTCAACGGCATAAAGAACCCAAATGGCTGCCCCATTCGAGGGACGTACTTCCTATCTCACGAGTACAG caACTACGCAATGGTTCAAGCTTTGACGCATGAAGGACACGAA ATCGCCACGGGCACCATATCCCAGCAGCAGGGCCTGCAGGACAAGGGCTACGAGGAGTGGGCGGGCGAGATGATCGGCATGCGCGAGATCCTGAACAAGTTTGCCAACGTCTCCCGCGGTGACGTCATCGGCGCGCGCGCGCCCTTCCTCAAGCCTGGCCGGAACACACAGTTCAAG GTTCTAGAAGACTTTGGGTTCGTGTACGACAGCTCGATCGGCGTGCCGCCATCGCCAGTGCCGGTGTGGCCCTACACGCTGGACTTCAAAATCCCGCACGAGTGCAAGTCCGGAACCTGCCCCACTAAGACTTTCCCTG GGCTGTGGGAGATCCCGTTCAACGCCCACTACGTAGAATCGTTTGAGGGCGGGCACTGCCCATATTTGGATCAATGCGTACTCCACAACCACGACTCTGAAGAT gtaTTAGAATGGCTGCAAGAAGATTTTAACAGACACTACGAACAGAACCGAGCACCGTACATGATGCCTTTCCATACAAATTGGTTCCAAATTAAGGCATTAGAGCGAGGTTTACACAAGTTTTTAAAATGGGCCAATAATCT ACCCGACGTATGGTTCCTAACCATGACGCAAGCCCTGACCTGGATCACGGACCCTCAGACCAACAAGCAGATGAACAACAAGTATGAGGCGTGGCGGTGCGACAAGGAGCTGCCGCGCGCGCCCTGCAATCTGCCCAACAAGTGTGCGCTGTCCTTTAAACACCCAGACCTCAACTTCACGGACACGCGCTATATGGAGACCTGTAAAGAATGTCCTAACCA GTACCCGTGGTTGGGAGACTCCGGCGGCACAGGCATTCCAGGCAAAGACAATTATTTGCCCGACAATTTCGAGAGGAAATAA